In Camelina sativa cultivar DH55 chromosome 16, Cs, whole genome shotgun sequence, a single window of DNA contains:
- the LOC104753896 gene encoding glutathione S-transferase T3-like has protein sequence MTSYNTFCQSSSSYLELLNSQGEALNQDGAYEIPTWSSQQSHDEPLSQETPVKKDRKKWNPADDEILISAWLNTSKDPIIANQQKGVSFWQRVQKYYAESPHAIANGEQGVNINCKQRWFKINESTNKFCGAYAAAERSNSSGHSENDVLKVAHDIYFSDYKTKFTMEHCWCLLRFEQKFLNQNAINTPSPSVRTKRKPVGAADQSEATHTEQDSEIRPQGIKAAKADRKNSQGKALAEYTSMWEVKRVDMAEKEKLQKLGILDTLLAKPEPLSAADQLIKDKIVAQYFAN, from the coding sequence ATGACTTCTTACAATACATTCTGTCAGTCGTCTTCTAGTTATTTAGAGCTTCTCAACAGTCAAGGAGAAGCTCTTAACCAAGACGGTGCTTATGAAATACCTACTTGGAGCTCTCAACAATCCCATGATGAACCTCTTTCTCAAGAGACACCTGTCAAGAAGGATAGGAAGAAATGGAATCCGGCTGACGATGAAATACTAATAAGTGCGTGGCTGAACACTTCAAAGGACCCGATCAttgcaaatcaacaaaagggaGTAAGCTTTTGGCAAAGGGTTCAAAAATACTACGCAGAGTCTCCTCATGCGATAGCCAATGGTGAACAGGGTGTGAACATCAACTGTAAGCAGAGGTGGTTCAAGATCAATGAGTCCACAAACAAGTTCTGCGGGGCTTATGCAGCTGCAGAGAGATCCAACAGTAGTGGACACTCTGAGAACGATGTGCTGAAGGTGGCTCACGACATCTACTTCTCTGACTATAAGACGAAGTTTACAATGGAGCATTGCTGGTGTTTGTTAAGGTTTGAGCAGAAATTCCTTAACCAAAACGCGATTAACACCCCCTCACCTTCAGTcagaacaaagaggaaaccaGTTGGTGCAGCTGATCAATCCGAGGCAACCCACACTGAACAAGACTCTGAGATAAGGCCTCAAGGTATCAAGGCTGCGAAGGCTGACAGGAAGAACTCTCAGGGAAAGGCTCTTGCTGAGTACACGAGCATGTGGGAAGTCAAGAGGGTGGATATGGCTGAAAAGGAGAAGCTACAGAAGCTTGGCATACTAGACACACTTCTTGCCAAACCGGAGCCACTTAGTGCAGCTGATCAACTTATAAAGGATAAGATAGTGGCACAGTATTTTGCAAATTGA
- the LOC104751674 gene encoding nitrate reductase [NADH] 1, translating into MATSVDNRHYPRINTAMNGVVHAAFKPPLVPSPPRSFDRHRHNQNHSLDVILTEKLVKETQVVVDRYDDSSSDDEDESHNRNVPYYKELVKKSNSDLEPSVLDPRDESTADCWIQRNSSMLRLTGKHPFNAEAPLPRLMHHGFITPVPLHYVRNHGAVPKANWSDWSIEITGLVKRPFKFTMEELISEFPSREFPVTLVCAGNRRKEQNMVKQTIGFNWGSAGVSTSLWKGVPLSDILRRCGIYSRRGGALNVCFEGAEDLPGGGGSKYGTSIKKEMAMDPARDIILAYMQNGELLTPDHGFPVRVIVPGFIGGRMVKWLKRIIVTPQESDSYYHYKDNRVLPSLVDAELANAEAWWYKPEYIINELNINSVITTPGHEEILPINAFTTQRPYTLKGYAYSGGGKKVTRVEVTLDGGDTWSVCELDHQEKPNKYGKFWCWCFWSLDVEVLDLLSAKDVAVRAWDESFNTQPDKLIWNLMGMMNNCWFRIKPNVCKPHRGEIGIVFEHPTRPGNQSGGWMAKERQLEISSESNQTLKKSVSSPFMNTASKMYSMSEVRKHNTAESAWIIVHGHIYDCTRFLKDHPGGTDSILINAGTDCTEEFEAIHSDKAKKLLEDYRIGELITTGYDSSPNVSVHGGSNLASLLAPIKEVAPTKNIALVNPREKIPVKLIEKTSISHDVRKFRFALPSEDHQLGLPVGKHVFVCANINDKLCLRAYTPTSAIDAVGHIDLVVKVYYKDVHPRFPNGGVMSQHLDSLPIGSMIDIKGPLGHIEYKGKGNFMVSGKPKFAKKLAMLAGGTGITPIYQIIQSILSDPEDETEMYVVYANRTEDDILVREELEGWASKHKERLKIWYVVEIAKEGWNYSTGFITEAVLREHIPEGLEGESLALACGPPPMIQFALQPNLEKMGYSIKEDLLIF; encoded by the exons ATGGCGACCTCCGTCGATAACCGCCATTATCCCCGGATCAACACCGCCATGAACGGCGTCGTTCACGCTGCTTTCAAACCTCCTCTCGTTCCTTCTCCTCCTCGCTCCTTCGACCGTCACCGTCATAACCAAAACCACTCTCTCGACGTCATCCTCACCGAAAAACTCGTCAAAGAAACCCAAGTCGTCGTAGACCGTTACGACGACTCCTCAAGCGACGACGAAGACGAGAGCCACAACCGTAACGTCCCTTACTACAAGGAGCTCGTTAAAAAATCCAACAGCGATTTAGAACCGTCGGTTTTGGATCCTAGAGACGAATCAACGGCTGACTGTTGGATCCAGCGTAACTCATCCATGCTCCGTCTCACCGGAAAACATCCTTTCAACGCCGAAGCGCCTCTCCCTCGTCTTATGCACCATGGTTTCATCACTCCCGTCCCACTCCATTACGTCCGTAACCACGGCGCTGTTCCCAAAGCGAACTGGTCCGACTGGTCCATCGAGATCACTGGACTCGTCAAACGTCCCTTCAAGTTCACCATGGAAGAGCTCATCTCCGAGTTCCCCAGCCGCGAGTTCCCGGTGACGCTCGTCTGCGCCGGTAACCGCCGCAAGGAACAGAACATGGTGAAACAAACGATCGGGTTCAACTGGGGATCCGCCGGAGTATCCACTTCTCTCTGGAAAGGTGTTCCGTTAAGCGACATCCTCCGTCGTTGCGGGATCTACAGCCGGAGAGGTGGCGCGTTGAACGTCTGCTTCGAAGGAGCGGAGGATCTCCCCGGCGGCGGCGGATCCAAGTACGGGACGAGTATCAAGAAAGAGATGGCGATGGATCCTGCTAGAGATATTATATTGGCTTATATGCAAAACGGTGAGCTTTTGACACCGGATCATGGGTTTCCGGTTCGGGTTATCGTACCCGGTTTTATCGGTGGTCGGATGGTTAAATGGTTAAAACGTATCATCGTTACCCCTCAAGAATCTGATAGTTACTATCATTACAAAGACAATCGTGTCCTTCCTTCTCTCGTTGATGCTGAGCTGGCTAATGCTGAAg CTTGGTGGTATAAGCCTGAATATATAATCAACGAGCTTAATATAAACTCGGTGATTACAACACCTGGTCATGAAGAGATATTGCCGATTAATGCATTTACCACTCAGAGGCCTTACACGTTGAAAGGATACGCTTACTCTg GTGGAGGTAAGAAGGTAACGAGAGTTGAAGTGACTCTAGACGGAGGAGACACGTGGAGTGTGTGTGAGCTTGACCACCAAGAGAAACCGAACAAGTACGGCAAATTCTGGTGCTGGTGTTTCTGGTCACTTGACGTTGAGGTTCTTGATCTGCTCAGCGCCAAAGATGTTGCGGTTCGAGCTTGGGACGAGTCTTTCAACACCCAGCCTGACAAACTCATCTGGAACCTCATG GGGATGATGAACAACTGCTGGTTCAGGATTAAACCCAACGTGTGCAAGCCTCACAGAGGAGAGATAGGGATAGTTTTCGAACacccgacccgacccggaaACCAATCCGGTGGGTGGATGGCAAAGGAGCGTCAGCTTGAGATCTCCtctgaatcaaaccaaacattgaAGAAATCTGTTTCGTCTCCTTTCATGAACACTGCCTCGAAGATGTACTCAATGTCCGAAGTTCGAAAACACAACACTGCTGAATCTGCATGGATCATCGTCCACGGTCACATCTATGACTGCACACGTTTCTTGAAAGATCATCCAGGAGGCACAGATTCTATCCTCATTAACGCAGGTACTGATTGCACCGAAGAGTTCGAAGCCATTCACTCCGACAAAGCCAAGAAGCTTTTAGAAGATTACCGTATCGGTGAACTCATCACCACTGGCTACGACTCTTCCCCTAACGTCTCTGTCCACGGTGGCTCAAACTTAGCTTCTTTGTTAGCTCCTATCAAAGAGGTGGCTCCTACAAAGAACATAGCTTTGGTCAACCCACGTGAGAAAATCCCTGTAAAGCTCATCGAGAAGACTTCGATCTCTCACGATGTTCGTAAGTTCCGATTCGCATTACCTTCCGAAGATCACCAGCTTGGTCTACCCGTGGGGAAGCACGTTTTCGTATGCGCCAACATAAACGACAAACTCTGTCTCAGAGCCTATACTCCGACCAGCGCCATCGATGCCGTTGGTCATATCGACCTAGTCGTCAAAGTTTACTACAAAGACGTCCATCCAAGGTTCCCCAATGGAGGAGTCATGTCACAACACTTAGACTCGTTACCAATCGGGTCAATGATAGACATCAAAGGTCCATTAGGACACATTGAGTACAAAGGCAAAGGCAACTTCATGGTCAGCGGCAAACCCAAGTTTGCCAAGAAACTAGCAATGCTTGCAGGAGGAACAGGTATAACTCCAATCTACCAAATCATTCAGTCGATACTGAGTGATCCAGAGGACGAAACCGAGATGTATGTGGTTTACGCAAACCGAACCGAGGATGACATACTTGTGAGGGAAGAGCTAGAAGGATGGGCCAGTAAGCATAAAGAGAGACTAAAGATTTGGTACGTGGTCGAAATTGCAAAGGAAGGTTGGAACTACAGTACTGGGTTTATAACCGAAGCAGTGCTTAGAGAACATATCCCCGAAGGTTTAGAAGGTGAATCGCTCGCACTCGCGTGTGGACCACCGCCTATGATTCAGTTCGCGTTGCAGCCAAATCTAGAGAAGATGGGTTACAGCATTAAGGAGGATCTCTTGATCTTCTAG